The Luteolibacter arcticus genome includes the window GCTGGCCTTGGGTGCCAACTCCTTGAAGTTGCCCTGGGCTTCCGCCGCTTCGAGCGACAGCACCAACCAGCGCAACTGGTGGCGCAGGCAGCGGCCGAGGCCGTCTTGCTTCAGTCGGTCCTCCTGGCGGCGCTTCCATTCACGGAAGTCCTGGGCGCTCTTCTTCTGGTCCTCAAATTCGACCTTTTCCACGCATTTCAGGTAAAACTCCATCGCCACCTCATCGCTGCCCATGGCCGCCTTGTAGGCTGCCATGGCGACGCCGAGCCGGCCCATGGCCTTCTCCTTGGCTGTGTCGCGGAGGTTATCGAGCTTCTCGATGAGTGCCTCGCGGTCCGCCTCGCTGAGCGGATCGGCGTGAAGGACGGGCGGTGCGGCGGAGAGCAGCAAGGCGAGGAATGCGGTGCGTTGCATGGGTTTAGCGTTGATTGGCAGGGACAGGTGAAACGTCTGAGTAGGGGAGATGTTTTGCAACCCGGCGGAAAAAGACAGGATTTTTCCACGGGGAGTTGGCCGTGGTGGACAGGCTACGGCGGCTGCTCCACGTTCCGCGACATGTCCAGAGCACGCATCGGAGTCGTCGGAACCGGCCGCATGGGAGCAAACATGGCTCGCCGCCTGAAGGATCAGGGATACCCGGTGACTGCCGTCTTCGACGCCTTTCCGACGCTGGCCCAGGACCTCGCCGCCGAACTCGGCAGCACCGCCCCGGCGACCCTCGCCGAGGTAACCGCCTCCGCCGATGTGATCCTGACCGTGGTGACCGATGACGAGGCGATGCGCGGGATTTTCGCGGCGGAAGGGGATTCGCTGCTCACCGGAGCGACCGGCAAGATCTTCCTGAACTGCGCGACCGTCAGCCCGGCGGTCCACGAGGAGATCGACGCCGCCTGCCAAGCTGCGGGCGCCACCGCGCTGGAAGCGTGCATGGCATCGTCCATCACTCAGGCGCGGCAGGGCACGCTCTATCTGATGGTCGGCGGCTCGGAAGAGACCTTCGCCAAGGCCGAGCCTGTCCTCAAGGACCTGGCTTCTTCGCTGCGCCACGTCGGTGGCACCGGCCAGGCGGCCAAGGTGAAGGCGCTGGTGAACATGGTGATGAACATCAACACGGCCGGCCTTGCCGAAGGCCTCGGCCTCGGGGCCGCGCTCGGGCTTGACCTCTCGATGCTGAAGGAAGTCTTTTCCCAGACCGGCGCGAACTCCCGCGTGCTGGAGACCGATGGCGACGACATGATCGCCCGTGAGCACGACTGCTATTTTTCCGCGGCCCACGCGTGCAAGGACAGTGGCATCGCCAATGCCCTCGCCGCCGAGACCGGCGTGAATACCCCGTTGTCGCTCGCCACCGAGGCGCAATACCACCGGATGGTGGAGCTTGGCCTCGGTGAACTCGACAAGTCCGGCGTGGCGGAGTTGACCTTTCCCGGCCGCACGGTTCATTGAGCCCCGCATTTCCGATGGATCTCCCTGAATTCCGCAACCGCGTCGGCGAGAAGCTCGACACCGCCTTTCACCCTGGCAACCGCGAGGACGTGCTCGTGCTGCTCGGCCACGGGGTGACAGGAAACAAGGATCGCCCGCTGCTGGTCGCCGTGGCCGAAGGGCTGGCCGCCCGAGGCTGGCCCTGCCTCCGGATTTCATGGCCGGGCAATGGCAATTCGGAAGGGGACTTCCGCCACGCCACCATCACCAAGGAAAGCAGGGACCTGCGCGACATCCTAGAGGCCCTGCCGTCCCGCCTCAAGATAGCCTACATCGGCCATAGCATGGGCGGTGCCGTCGGCGTCACGGTGGCCGCGGAGGATCCGCGCATCCGTGTGCTGGTCTCGCTCGCCGGCATGGTCCGCACGGAGGCCTTCTATGAGCGCGAGTTCGATGGTGTGATTCCGGACAAGGGCTTCATGTGGGACAATCCGGAGTGCCCGCTGTCCCAGAAGCACGTCGATGACTTCTGCGCGATCGGCGACCTCTTCGACGAGGTTGGCCAGGTCAGCGTCCCGTGGCTGCTTATCCATGGATCTGCCGATGACGTGGTGCTCCCCGAGGACAGCAAGGATGCGTACGACACCGCCGAAGAGCCCAAGCGTCTGGTGGAGATCAAGGGCGCGGGGCATTCGTTCGACGAGCCCACCTATCCGCAGGTCGTTTCCTCGGTCGCGGACTGGCTGGACGAATACCTGGGCTAAGGTTTCCGCGCGAGCTGGACGGGCGAACTGACCCTGGTCTCATTCCACTTCTTCCACCACGAAGAACAATTTCGGAGGGAGGAAGAAGGCGGGGATGCCGGTTTCGAAAGTGGTGACCGGTTCCTCCCGGGGGACCGGTGCGCCCATGAGCGGCCACTCGCTGGTCGGCAAGCTAAGGTCGTCGGAGTAACGGACGTTGAAGCTCGTGGCATTGCTGGAAGTCTTCCACTGGAGGATGACTTGAGCGTAGCCAAAGGGATCCCATGGCGGAGGGGGCTCCATCTGGAAGTCGGTGATCTGCAGGGGAATGACCGGACCGGGTGCGGTGGACCAGCGGGCGATGCCCTCTTTGCCGTTATCGAGCACGAATTCAAAGGCGACCTCACCCGACTCGTTCAGACCGGTCCTGCCGTCGGTGGGGTATCCTCCGGAATTGAAGAAATTGAACGTATCAACCGTGCTGCCGAGGAAGGGTGCTCCCGCGCGACAGATCAGGAAAAGGCCTTCTAAGGGATCAAAGAAAAAGAGGCCGAACTCGGAGCCGCCGCCGGGTTTCAGGATGGAGGCGCGGAATGCCAATTGGCCGGCATTGTTCAGGGCGGGGTTGGTGAACGTGTAAAGGGTGCCATTGCCCCCGGGCACCGCCTGTCCGGTACGGGCCACCATGGTGATCCCTCCCGGAGTTCCGTCACCGAGGATGATTCCTTCTTCATCGTATGGACCTTCGCCGTTGTTCAAATTGATATCGACGGTGACCGCGACCACGCCTGCCTGATTGATGGTTTCACGGCCGAACATCCAGAAGGTGCCCGACCCTCCGGGCACCGCCTCGCCCCTCCGCGCGATGGT containing:
- a CDS encoding NAD(P)-dependent oxidoreductase — its product is MSRARIGVVGTGRMGANMARRLKDQGYPVTAVFDAFPTLAQDLAAELGSTAPATLAEVTASADVILTVVTDDEAMRGIFAAEGDSLLTGATGKIFLNCATVSPAVHEEIDAACQAAGATALEACMASSITQARQGTLYLMVGGSEETFAKAEPVLKDLASSLRHVGGTGQAAKVKALVNMVMNINTAGLAEGLGLGAALGLDLSMLKEVFSQTGANSRVLETDGDDMIAREHDCYFSAAHACKDSGIANALAAETGVNTPLSLATEAQYHRMVELGLGELDKSGVAELTFPGRTVH
- a CDS encoding alpha/beta hydrolase; the encoded protein is MDLPEFRNRVGEKLDTAFHPGNREDVLVLLGHGVTGNKDRPLLVAVAEGLAARGWPCLRISWPGNGNSEGDFRHATITKESRDLRDILEALPSRLKIAYIGHSMGGAVGVTVAAEDPRIRVLVSLAGMVRTEAFYEREFDGVIPDKGFMWDNPECPLSQKHVDDFCAIGDLFDEVGQVSVPWLLIHGSADDVVLPEDSKDAYDTAEEPKRLVEIKGAGHSFDEPTYPQVVSSVADWLDEYLG